The following proteins are co-located in the Nonlabens ponticola genome:
- a CDS encoding DUF4199 domain-containing protein, with product MDNIVKKTAAIYGIIGALITIGSYVYIWQTRDFDNLSIGIGLLIVHLILAVGAQIHSKKKLGGYLSLKQAVLAFVACAAIMFLSEAIINYLIYVVWDPAAQEQVAQMTAELAEQRRANSNQEIEEATIDYTIAGYAQAAVSKLLIYTVFGIIAGLIIKKNPPA from the coding sequence TTGGATAACATAGTAAAGAAAACGGCTGCAATTTACGGTATCATAGGCGCACTGATTACCATAGGTAGCTATGTTTATATCTGGCAAACCAGGGATTTCGACAACCTATCGATAGGCATTGGTTTATTAATTGTTCATTTGATTCTTGCCGTTGGCGCCCAGATTCACAGTAAGAAAAAGTTGGGTGGCTACCTTAGTTTAAAGCAGGCTGTGCTTGCCTTTGTGGCTTGTGCAGCGATCATGTTTTTATCTGAGGCTATTATAAATTACTTGATTTACGTGGTTTGGGATCCAGCGGCACAGGAACAAGTGGCTCAAATGACCGCAGAGTTGGCTGAACAACGTCGAGCAAATTCAAATCAGGAAATTGAAGAAGCAACCATAGATTACACCATTGCTGGCTATGCACAGGCAGCCGTTTCAAAATTACTGATCTATACCGTTTTTGGTATCATTGCTGGACTCATCATTAAGAAAAACCCACCAGCCTAG
- a CDS encoding glycosyltransferase family 2 protein has protein sequence MDLSIVIPLLNEAQSLPELQEWIDRVLATTTLEYEVIYIDDGSTDASWTFLSQLSRKRNNISAIQFLSNYGKSQALHAGFARAQGNVVVTMDADLQDSPEEIPALYDMIANDGYDLVSGWKKKRYDSVLSKNLPSKLFNWAARRTSGVKLNDFNCGLKAYRKDVVKNIDVHGEMHRYIPVLASNAGYTNITQKVVQHQARKYGETKFGYDRFIKGFLDLVTIAFISRFGKRPMHLFGTIGFVMFILGFVIAAYTGASKLYKMAADLPYELVTRNPWFYIALTSMILGSLFFIAGFLGELIIRTGPTTDRYKIADKQ, from the coding sequence GTGGATCTATCCATCGTCATACCGCTACTCAACGAGGCGCAATCACTACCTGAATTGCAGGAATGGATCGATCGCGTACTAGCCACCACGACGCTAGAATACGAGGTCATTTACATAGACGATGGCAGTACAGATGCAAGTTGGACATTTTTGAGTCAGCTTTCGCGAAAGCGTAACAACATATCAGCCATACAATTCCTTTCTAACTACGGTAAATCTCAAGCGCTACATGCAGGATTTGCTCGTGCGCAAGGCAATGTGGTCGTGACCATGGATGCAGATTTGCAGGACAGTCCAGAAGAGATTCCTGCACTTTATGATATGATCGCAAACGACGGTTATGACCTGGTAAGTGGCTGGAAGAAGAAGCGTTACGACTCAGTCCTTTCTAAAAATTTACCAAGTAAATTATTCAATTGGGCAGCGCGAAGAACTAGTGGTGTCAAGCTCAATGACTTTAATTGTGGTCTTAAGGCCTATCGAAAGGATGTGGTAAAAAATATCGACGTGCATGGCGAGATGCATAGGTATATTCCTGTACTAGCGTCAAACGCTGGTTATACCAACATCACCCAAAAAGTCGTCCAGCATCAGGCTCGCAAATATGGTGAGACAAAATTTGGTTATGACAGGTTCATAAAAGGTTTTCTGGATCTGGTGACGATTGCTTTTATCTCAAGATTTGGTAAGCGTCCCATGCACTTGTTTGGTACAATTGGGTTTGTCATGTTTATTTTGGGATTTGTGATTGCTGCCTACACAGGCGCTTCAAAACTCTACAAAATGGCAGCCGATTTACCGTATGAATTAGTGACACGCAATCCATGGTTTTACATCGCATTGACTTCCATGATTTTGGGTAGTTTGTTCTTTATCGCTGGATTTTTAGGAGAATTGATCATTCGCACAGGACCCACTACAGACCGCTACAAAATAGCCGATAAACAGTAG